The Hymenobacter sp. GOD-10R genome includes a window with the following:
- a CDS encoding DoxX family protein, with amino-acid sequence MKSKTLPILYWSITGLCSLAMLMAGVVELVRTTEGQEIMRHLGYPVYVLTIIGAGKTLGALAIIQGWFRTLKEWTYAGFTINLLGAAASRAYAGDSLALIVSPFLFLAVLLTSYFLWKKRLAQSKRQRQPSTLHVASGSAEEKLAQVTGLVA; translated from the coding sequence ATGAAATCAAAAACTCTCCCCATTCTTTACTGGAGCATCACGGGCTTATGTTCCTTGGCGATGCTGATGGCTGGTGTAGTAGAACTGGTGCGAACGACTGAGGGGCAGGAAATCATGCGCCACCTAGGATACCCGGTGTATGTCCTTACCATCATCGGCGCGGGCAAAACGCTAGGTGCACTAGCTATTATCCAAGGCTGGTTCCGTACCCTGAAAGAATGGACATACGCGGGCTTCACCATCAATTTGCTAGGTGCCGCGGCCTCCCGCGCTTATGCCGGCGACAGCCTCGCGCTGATTGTGTCGCCCTTCCTATTTCTGGCGGTGCTGCTCACGTCATATTTTCTCTGGAAAAAGCGGCTGGCACAATCCAAGCGTCAGAGGCAACCCTCTACGCTGCACGTAGCATCTGGGTCAGCAGAAGAGAAGCTAGCCCAGGTAACGGGCCTTGTAGCCTAA
- a CDS encoding dihydrofolate reductase family protein → MSEFLSLDGVMEEPMWTFNYFGEDQAKYKLDELMASDALLLGRVTYEGFATAWPDRKDEQGFADRMNSLPKYVVSTTLNEAEWNNSHVISANVAEEVTRLKQQPGQNILVGGSGQLVQSLMQHDLVDEYRIMFFPVVIGKGKRLFKQGSTATLKLTDAQTFASGVTVLTYQPDRKH, encoded by the coding sequence GTGTCTGAATTTCTATCGTTGGACGGTGTTATGGAAGAACCCATGTGGACGTTCAACTACTTTGGGGAGGACCAGGCGAAGTACAAGCTAGACGAGCTCATGGCCTCCGATGCGCTGTTGCTGGGCCGCGTAACATACGAAGGGTTCGCCACTGCTTGGCCCGACCGCAAGGATGAGCAGGGCTTTGCCGACCGCATGAACAGCTTGCCTAAGTATGTGGTATCGACCACGCTGAACGAGGCGGAGTGGAACAACTCCCACGTAATCAGCGCAAACGTGGCCGAGGAAGTAACACGGTTGAAACAACAACCTGGGCAGAACATTCTGGTGGGCGGCAGCGGACAGCTCGTGCAGTCCCTGATGCAGCACGACCTCGTCGACGAATACCGGATCATGTTCTTTCCGGTGGTAATCGGGAAGGGCAAACGTTTATTCAAGCAAGGCAGTACAGCTACTCTAAAGCTGACAGATGCTCAGACTTTCGCCTCCGGCGTCACGGTGCTCACCTATCAGCCTGATCGTAAGCACTAA
- a CDS encoding dipeptidase, whose product MSLLRSAFLPMMLTLATLSARAQTDEAKLQAKARAIHERAFVLDTHQDTPGNLLKPGFDLTKDHTPAEEAQVDFPKMKRGGLDGAFWAVYVGQGPRTPEGTAAIRKEVQALFDVIHGAIKQYPAELALATTPAEALRIRKSGQRAIFIGMENGYPVGQDLGMLQQYYNQGARYITLCHSSNNDICDSSTDPKGPEHQGLSAFGRQVVQEMNHLGMMVDVSHTSDSTVYDVLRLSTVPIIASHSGSRVLSNMARNLTDDMLRDLARHGGVVQLNLFSPYVKTETKSPERQAAEQAFCAKWQIKTFLNVYALPPADRKEALAEYTQIEKQYPVPLANVQDAANQIDHLVQVAGIDHVGIGSDFDGGTILDGLADIGDFPNLTLELVRRGYSARDINKIWGGNLFRVMRAVERGKGKGPRKS is encoded by the coding sequence ATGTCTCTCCTGCGCTCCGCCTTTCTACCGATGATGTTAACGCTTGCGACACTATCAGCTCGCGCCCAAACCGACGAGGCTAAACTACAAGCCAAAGCCCGCGCCATTCACGAACGGGCCTTTGTCCTCGACACGCACCAGGATACGCCCGGCAACCTCCTCAAACCTGGTTTCGACCTCACCAAAGACCACACGCCCGCGGAAGAGGCGCAAGTTGACTTCCCCAAGATGAAACGTGGCGGCCTCGATGGCGCTTTCTGGGCCGTGTACGTGGGGCAGGGCCCGCGCACGCCGGAAGGCACCGCCGCCATCCGGAAAGAGGTACAGGCTCTGTTCGACGTCATTCACGGCGCCATCAAGCAGTACCCCGCCGAACTAGCGTTGGCCACCACGCCTGCTGAGGCGCTGCGCATCCGCAAGTCTGGGCAGCGCGCGATATTCATTGGCATGGAAAACGGTTACCCCGTTGGGCAAGACCTAGGTATGCTTCAGCAGTATTATAATCAAGGCGCCCGCTACATCACGCTCTGCCATTCCTCCAACAACGACATCTGCGATTCCTCCACCGACCCGAAGGGGCCCGAACACCAAGGCCTGAGTGCCTTCGGCCGCCAAGTGGTGCAGGAAATGAACCATCTGGGTATGATGGTCGACGTGTCGCACACCTCCGATTCGACGGTGTATGACGTGTTGCGTCTCTCCACGGTGCCCATTATTGCCTCGCACTCGGGTAGCCGCGTGCTCAGCAACATGGCGCGCAACCTCACCGACGACATGCTCCGCGACCTAGCTCGCCACGGTGGCGTGGTGCAGCTCAACCTGTTCAGCCCGTACGTCAAGACCGAAACAAAATCGCCCGAGCGGCAGGCCGCCGAGCAGGCTTTCTGCGCCAAGTGGCAGATCAAAACCTTCCTCAACGTGTACGCATTGCCGCCCGCTGATCGGAAGGAGGCGTTAGCTGAATACACGCAGATAGAAAAGCAATACCCCGTGCCCCTGGCCAACGTGCAAGACGCCGCCAACCAGATCGACCACCTCGTGCAAGTAGCTGGCATCGACCACGTGGGCATTGGCTCCGACTTTGACGGTGGTACCATCCTCGATGGCCTTGCCGACATCGGCGACTTCCCGAATCTGACCCTAGAACTAGTGCGCCGCGGCTACTCGGCACGCGACATCAATAAAATCTGGGGTGGCAACCTGTTTCGGGTGATGCGCGCCGTAGAGCGAGGCAAGGGGAAAGGGCCGCGCAAGAGCTAG
- a CDS encoding DUF2141 domain-containing protein encodes MPKAKLTLLLVGSSLISTSVAQASAEDPAATSSITVVVSNLASTKSAVKLYFYNLREKFLKPDGYVFKKVVQPSGQNKIMLPVELPQGDWAVAITQDTNNNDKLDKNFLGIPTEPFAFSNNVRPKLSPPDFNDCKFTVGQTNTVVTIALKE; translated from the coding sequence ATGCCCAAAGCCAAACTCACGCTCCTGCTAGTAGGTAGCAGCCTTATCAGCACCTCAGTCGCGCAAGCAAGCGCAGAAGATCCGGCCGCCACTTCTTCCATCACGGTTGTTGTATCGAACCTAGCTTCCACCAAGTCGGCCGTGAAGCTGTACTTCTACAACTTGCGGGAGAAGTTTTTGAAGCCCGACGGCTACGTGTTCAAGAAAGTAGTGCAGCCCAGCGGCCAAAACAAGATCATGCTGCCCGTAGAGCTGCCCCAGGGCGATTGGGCCGTGGCTATTACCCAGGATACCAACAACAACGACAAGCTAGACAAGAACTTCCTCGGCATTCCGACGGAGCCATTCGCGTTTTCCAACAACGTACGTCCTAAGCTCAGCCCACCCGATTTTAACGATTGCAAGTTCACGGTTGGTCAGACGAACACAGTAGTCACCATCGCCTTGAAAGAATAA
- a CDS encoding HAD family phosphatase yields the protein MTAPAITTIIFDLGGVLIDWNPRYLYRRLITDDQELDTFLSTVTTSDWNEEQDAGRSLADGTALLVAQHPQHRELIEHFYGRWSEMLGGAIEGTVEVLTELKASQRYHLYALTNWSAETFPIALEQFDFLHWFEGIVVSGTEKMRKPTPEFYHLLLTRYGVEAQQAVFIDDNLRNIQAAQAIGMHTVHFQSAEQLRAELETLGVLSTVS from the coding sequence ATGACTGCTCCTGCTATTACTACCATCATCTTCGACCTAGGTGGCGTGCTCATCGACTGGAATCCGCGCTACCTCTACCGCCGACTCATCACCGACGACCAGGAGCTAGATACATTTCTAAGCACGGTTACTACTTCTGACTGGAATGAAGAGCAAGACGCTGGGCGCTCGTTGGCCGATGGCACGGCGCTGCTGGTGGCCCAGCACCCACAGCACCGCGAGTTGATCGAGCACTTTTATGGGCGTTGGTCGGAGATGCTCGGTGGCGCCATCGAAGGCACCGTAGAGGTTCTGACTGAGCTGAAAGCTAGCCAGCGCTACCACCTGTATGCGCTCACCAACTGGTCAGCCGAGACGTTTCCGATAGCACTGGAGCAGTTCGATTTTCTGCATTGGTTTGAAGGCATCGTGGTATCAGGCACAGAGAAAATGCGCAAGCCGACCCCCGAGTTTTATCACCTGCTACTCACGCGCTACGGGGTAGAAGCCCAGCAAGCCGTGTTCATCGACGATAACCTGCGCAACATTCAGGCGGCGCAAGCCATTGGCATGCACACGGTTCACTTCCAATCAGCCGAACAACTACGCGCCGAACTGGAGACTTTGGGCGTACTATCCACGGTCAGCTAG
- a CDS encoding YceI family protein, with protein sequence MATTKWVIDPMHSELQFKVKHLVISTVTGSFKSFTGEAETEGEDFDNAKVRFSADIASIDTGQEGRDEHLKGADFFDAAQYTQLTFESTSMTKTGDDEYKLVGNLTLHGVTKPVTLNVEFGGATSDFYGNFKAGFDVTGKISRKEYGLTWSGVTDAGSVVVGDEVKLVASVQFAKQA encoded by the coding sequence ATGGCAACTACCAAATGGGTCATTGACCCCATGCACTCCGAACTTCAGTTCAAAGTAAAACACCTCGTTATTTCGACCGTAACGGGCTCGTTCAAGAGCTTCACGGGTGAAGCAGAAACGGAAGGCGAAGACTTTGATAACGCCAAAGTGCGGTTCTCTGCCGACATCGCTAGCATCGACACGGGCCAAGAAGGCCGCGACGAACACTTGAAAGGCGCCGATTTCTTCGACGCAGCGCAGTATACGCAACTCACGTTCGAGTCGACTTCGATGACGAAAACTGGTGACGACGAGTACAAGCTCGTTGGCAACCTGACCCTGCACGGCGTAACGAAGCCCGTAACCCTGAACGTGGAGTTTGGTGGCGCTACCAGCGACTTCTACGGCAACTTCAAAGCTGGCTTTGATGTGACCGGCAAGATCAGCCGCAAAGAGTACGGCCTGACCTGGAGCGGTGTAACCGACGCTGGTTCTGTGGTAGTAGGCGACGAAGTGAAGCTCGTGGCTAGCGTGCAGTTCGCGAAGCAAGCATAA
- a CDS encoding alpha/beta hydrolase, which translates to MPSQPTLVFLHGFAESREIWTDFTRDFPAHYQILAPNFPGYGASDAPLVDDYSMEALGEFIKKELGRVGASQAVLVGHSMGGYAALAFAEKYPAQVAGLVLFHSSALPDDDSKKANRDKNISFVERHGVEKFMSTFIRPLFANTNEQTMMNERQQLEEMGINTPQASVLAGMQAMRDRPDRTDVLRKATFPVLFIVGKEDLAVTLETSLAQVALPPVSTALFLDSVGHLGFVERPTETRRAVLDFAASVFAK; encoded by the coding sequence ATGCCTTCCCAACCGACCCTCGTATTCTTGCACGGCTTCGCCGAAAGCCGCGAAATATGGACTGATTTCACGCGTGATTTCCCCGCGCACTACCAGATCTTAGCGCCTAACTTTCCCGGCTACGGCGCGTCAGATGCTCCGCTAGTCGATGACTACTCGATGGAGGCACTTGGTGAGTTTATCAAGAAAGAGCTAGGGAGGGTAGGCGCTTCGCAGGCGGTACTAGTCGGGCACTCGATGGGTGGGTATGCAGCCCTAGCGTTTGCCGAAAAATACCCGGCGCAAGTAGCAGGCTTGGTACTCTTTCACTCATCGGCCTTGCCCGACGACGACAGCAAGAAAGCCAACCGCGACAAAAACATCAGCTTCGTGGAGCGGCATGGCGTGGAAAAGTTCATGAGCACCTTCATCCGCCCGCTCTTTGCCAACACCAACGAGCAAACCATGATGAACGAGCGCCAGCAATTGGAAGAAATGGGCATCAACACGCCCCAAGCCAGTGTGCTGGCCGGCATGCAAGCCATGCGCGACCGGCCCGACCGCACCGACGTGCTGCGCAAAGCCACATTTCCAGTGCTGTTCATCGTGGGCAAAGAAGACCTAGCCGTGACGCTCGAAACTTCCTTAGCGCAAGTGGCGCTGCCACCGGTGAGTACAGCGTTATTTCTGGATAGCGTAGGGCATCTAGGCTTCGTGGAGCGTCCCACCGAAACACGACGCGCCGTGCTTGACTTTGCGGCTAGTGTATTCGCAAAGTAA
- a CDS encoding PQQ-dependent sugar dehydrogenase: MKKLSTLVGLLLLSGLGHAQSFTRSELPTSLTTPWEMTYGPDNYLWLTESGGRVSRVNPTTGEKTVVYTAPDYFAGSPLEQSPLCFQPNIGAGTLGLTLHPDFLTSATSYVYFVYSYNSGTAAAPATKFKIVRLTWNAPNSRVTASQDLVLNMPTGYDHLGGRLLAVKQNGLPYLYFTVGDNGVSDTNNPDCYVPQSSNPNNLAQDPAYKNGKVHRFNIDGTIPSDNPIPGNSFFTRGHRNPQGLIYNPVQNVLYDTEHGDRTDDEINVLVKGMNYGWKNVRGYHGDDNYPGETAYINAYVPNPLIANDQLKPAMYAWCAVPQPTTPTSVDWCSVAPSDGAYYSSNAIPAWTNSLLVVTLKNGSNTDQELFQFKLNPDGVTLAPATSADPNPKRFFTADQELNGRLRDVAISPDGNKIYLTTNNFDRPDKIIVYTYDRPLANTAARLQREIGLYPNPSEGSVTLDLTRLPIGNYGVELLNGLGQSVGQPQQVASQRPQVLNVEQLAAGTYWVRVHNEKAQMVVPLVRN, encoded by the coding sequence ATGAAAAAACTATCTACGCTCGTTGGGCTGCTCCTTCTATCTGGCCTAGGTCATGCCCAATCGTTTACCCGTTCCGAGCTGCCCACTTCCCTGACTACTCCTTGGGAAATGACGTACGGTCCCGACAATTACTTGTGGTTAACCGAGTCTGGCGGGCGGGTTTCGCGGGTAAACCCGACGACGGGTGAAAAGACCGTGGTGTATACTGCCCCCGACTACTTCGCTGGGTCGCCGCTGGAGCAGTCGCCGCTGTGTTTTCAACCCAATATTGGTGCTGGCACCCTAGGTTTGACGCTGCACCCCGATTTCCTGACCAGCGCGACTTCCTACGTGTACTTTGTCTACTCGTACAACAGCGGAACTGCCGCGGCCCCAGCCACGAAGTTTAAAATCGTACGACTGACCTGGAATGCTCCTAACAGCCGCGTAACGGCTAGCCAAGACCTCGTTCTAAACATGCCCACGGGCTACGACCACCTAGGTGGTCGGTTGTTGGCCGTTAAGCAGAACGGACTTCCTTACCTCTACTTCACCGTGGGCGACAACGGCGTGTCTGACACGAATAATCCTGATTGCTACGTACCCCAATCAAGCAATCCGAATAATTTGGCGCAAGATCCAGCCTATAAAAATGGCAAGGTGCACCGGTTCAACATCGACGGCACTATTCCGAGCGACAACCCTATTCCAGGTAATTCTTTCTTCACCCGGGGGCACCGCAACCCGCAAGGCCTGATCTACAATCCGGTGCAGAACGTGCTCTACGACACCGAGCATGGCGACCGTACGGATGATGAAATCAACGTGCTGGTGAAGGGTATGAACTACGGCTGGAAGAACGTCCGCGGGTATCATGGCGACGACAATTATCCCGGTGAAACTGCGTACATCAACGCCTACGTCCCCAACCCGCTCATTGCCAACGACCAGCTAAAACCAGCTATGTACGCGTGGTGCGCCGTGCCCCAACCCACCACACCCACGTCTGTCGACTGGTGCTCCGTGGCCCCCTCCGATGGCGCCTACTACAGCAGCAACGCTATTCCTGCCTGGACCAACAGCCTGCTAGTCGTCACGCTGAAGAATGGGTCAAATACCGATCAGGAGCTTTTCCAATTTAAGCTGAACCCTGATGGCGTAACCTTAGCGCCCGCCACGTCGGCTGACCCAAACCCCAAGCGCTTTTTCACCGCCGATCAGGAGCTCAATGGCCGCTTGCGCGACGTTGCTATATCGCCCGATGGCAACAAGATCTACTTGACCACCAACAACTTCGATCGGCCCGACAAAATCATCGTGTACACCTACGATCGGCCGCTTGCTAATACAGCAGCACGCTTACAACGTGAGATAGGACTGTATCCGAACCCGTCGGAGGGAAGTGTAACCCTGGATTTAACCCGCTTGCCGATTGGAAATTATGGAGTAGAACTGCTCAATGGCCTCGGCCAGTCAGTAGGGCAGCCGCAACAAGTTGCCAGCCAGCGCCCCCAGGTTCTGAACGTTGAGCAACTAGCGGCCGGTACGTACTGGGTGCGCGTGCATAACGAGAAAGCCCAAATGGTCGTGCCGTTGGTGCGCAACTAA
- a CDS encoding M48 family metallopeptidase produces the protein MTSTLYPPSPTVLPAGFDRPNLRYRWMIAAMMTSILLFILLYLALLAAASWLVYFTLTMRLPTYTMWTALFHLGCVVAAVMVVVFLVKFFFKATHKEREGQLRLAPEAQPELFAFIQQLCTESGAPMPKNIYIDAQVSASVSYDNTLRSLFLPTQKNLLIGLGLVNGLNLTEFKAVLAHEFGHFAQRTMRLGSYAYTASRIIHDMVYERDAWDETLSKWRQLDIRVSLVAWLMTAVVWAIRKVLELAFQGIHLINASLSREMEFEADRMAVRMAGSDAICQALYQLGPVSTALQQAMGQLSTALEHKLATNDLFYHQTLCLQESLAERLTSSLPSPEGPKRLFKPDEVQVVEMYASHPADYLREQRAQALGVPGPVNECSPWLLFNNPDELRQSITHIIYSGADARLGTTLLPAQEIEEFLAAERHELTYHPQYAGTYDTRLLTLLDPSTFAELAETTTLPADNLLEAHQALFGPELQARTDAAKIRRADLQRLALIQGKRTKESHFTVAGVTYKAAEAASVTERLTQEKQQHTAWLATFDRQVVALHWHLSTINAPQRAAWLARYQIQYVIQQALETVLQLLADMRESIQEIFKKGQLTEREVGTFNILFRKRLDSFDAAMQPLRVTELLPLVHLASYKTLYDFVMHSYEMPRVVLLSNNSLSDFLDVLDGSSERLQRLYFKNLGALLRLQEELVASVKSQPKLEPTAELSLVKD, from the coding sequence ATGACTTCAACGCTATACCCTCCTTCCCCTACAGTGCTGCCTGCTGGTTTTGACCGTCCTAACCTACGCTACAGGTGGATGATTGCGGCGATGATGACTAGTATCCTGCTCTTCATTTTGCTCTACCTAGCTTTGCTAGCCGCCGCCTCGTGGCTGGTGTATTTCACGCTAACAATGCGCCTGCCCACTTACACTATGTGGACGGCGCTTTTCCACCTAGGATGCGTAGTGGCAGCCGTCATGGTCGTCGTGTTCTTGGTGAAGTTCTTTTTCAAGGCAACTCACAAGGAGCGAGAAGGCCAGCTACGGCTCGCTCCTGAGGCACAGCCCGAGCTGTTTGCTTTTATTCAGCAGCTCTGTACCGAATCGGGAGCACCTATGCCGAAGAATATCTACATCGACGCCCAGGTCAGCGCTTCTGTGTCGTATGACAACACGCTGCGGAGCTTGTTTTTACCCACTCAGAAGAACCTGCTGATCGGCCTAGGTTTGGTGAATGGCCTGAACCTAACGGAGTTCAAGGCCGTGCTGGCTCACGAGTTTGGGCACTTTGCTCAGCGCACTATGCGGCTAGGCAGTTACGCGTACACGGCCAGCCGCATCATTCATGATATGGTATATGAGCGTGATGCCTGGGATGAAACCCTGAGCAAATGGCGCCAGTTGGATATTCGGGTTTCGCTCGTAGCGTGGCTGATGACCGCCGTGGTGTGGGCCATTCGGAAGGTGCTGGAGCTAGCTTTTCAAGGCATCCATCTAATTAACGCCTCACTGTCACGGGAGATGGAATTTGAAGCCGACCGCATGGCTGTGCGCATGGCGGGCTCCGATGCCATTTGCCAAGCGCTGTATCAGCTAGGGCCAGTGAGCACGGCTTTGCAACAAGCGATGGGGCAACTTAGCACCGCCTTGGAACATAAGTTAGCTACCAATGACCTGTTTTATCATCAAACCCTTTGCCTTCAGGAAAGCTTAGCAGAGCGCTTGACGAGCAGTTTACCTTCACCAGAAGGACCTAAGCGCCTCTTTAAGCCTGATGAAGTGCAAGTGGTAGAGATGTACGCGAGCCATCCGGCTGACTATCTGCGCGAGCAGCGTGCCCAAGCTCTGGGAGTACCAGGACCGGTAAATGAATGCTCGCCCTGGCTGCTCTTCAACAACCCCGACGAACTGCGCCAATCGATTACGCACATCATCTATTCTGGGGCAGATGCCCGGCTAGGCACTACGTTGCTGCCAGCTCAGGAAATAGAGGAGTTCTTAGCCGCCGAGCGACATGAATTAACCTATCACCCGCAGTATGCAGGTACCTACGACACGCGCCTGCTCACATTACTCGACCCTAGCACATTTGCTGAGCTGGCTGAAACGACGACGTTACCAGCTGATAACCTGTTAGAAGCTCACCAAGCTTTGTTTGGGCCTGAACTACAAGCGCGAACTGACGCCGCGAAAATCCGCCGTGCTGATTTGCAGCGGCTAGCACTTATCCAGGGAAAGCGCACGAAGGAATCTCACTTCACAGTGGCGGGCGTAACCTACAAAGCGGCGGAAGCGGCCTCGGTAACAGAACGTCTCACGCAAGAGAAGCAGCAACACACCGCTTGGTTAGCAACCTTCGACCGCCAAGTAGTGGCGCTACACTGGCACCTCTCTACCATCAATGCGCCGCAACGAGCCGCTTGGCTTGCTCGCTACCAAATACAGTATGTGATTCAACAGGCTTTGGAAACAGTCCTGCAGCTGCTGGCGGACATGCGTGAATCTATCCAAGAGATATTCAAAAAGGGCCAGTTAACGGAGCGCGAAGTGGGCACTTTCAACATCCTATTTAGGAAGCGTCTCGATAGTTTTGACGCGGCAATGCAACCGCTTCGGGTCACTGAGTTGCTGCCACTTGTGCATTTAGCGTCCTACAAGACTCTATATGACTTCGTTATGCACTCTTACGAAATGCCGCGAGTAGTACTGTTAAGCAACAACTCTCTTTCCGACTTTCTGGATGTACTGGACGGAAGTAGTGAACGGCTTCAACGTTTGTATTTCAAAAACCTAGGTGCTCTACTACGCCTTCAGGAAGAGCTAGTGGCTTCGGTAAAAAGCCAACCAAAGCTTGAACCAACAGCTGAACTGTCCTTAGTGAAAGACTAA
- a CDS encoding TonB family protein, with translation MQNAYCLAIVGALLTITPSLFAQSTSNPAATTTTSPVYTYVEQMPSFRGGGTDSVIAYIRHNTRYPAEALQTGAVGRVFVSFVVNAQGQVEQAQVLKGVHPALDQEALRVISTMPAAWQPGKKQGQPVSVALTMPINFAMQSQSKLLAPYANTNAGSAKYPGGPDALLAYLASAPYPEAARAAQAEGRVFIKFKLDATGKVIEARPLTAFEGTQQGKSKPRTINKQVGSTLEQAATQWISAMPAWTPVSKNGAPVASSAIILPVTFRLTPSASAEKVYPYADQMPVFKTLTDPTDILTKLQRAAKYPPMALRNKMQGDVYVYFEVNEAGALEKPEIVSSVGRELDDAVLAAVRSQHPAVAPAKQEGKPVKVFYVVPLSFHIM, from the coding sequence ATGCAGAACGCTTATTGCCTCGCCATCGTCGGTGCGCTCCTCACCATTACGCCTAGCTTATTTGCTCAATCTACTTCCAATCCAGCCGCTACCACAACTACTTCGCCCGTTTATACCTATGTGGAGCAGATGCCCTCTTTTCGAGGCGGCGGAACGGACTCAGTAATAGCTTACATCCGACACAATACGCGGTACCCGGCTGAAGCGCTTCAGACCGGTGCAGTAGGCCGGGTGTTCGTGTCCTTTGTGGTAAACGCACAAGGGCAAGTAGAGCAAGCTCAGGTTTTGAAAGGGGTACATCCTGCTTTGGATCAAGAAGCTTTGCGGGTGATTTCTACCATGCCGGCTGCTTGGCAGCCGGGCAAAAAGCAGGGCCAGCCAGTGTCGGTTGCTCTCACGATGCCCATCAACTTTGCCATGCAGAGCCAGAGCAAGTTATTGGCTCCTTATGCTAACACCAACGCTGGCAGTGCTAAGTATCCAGGTGGCCCAGATGCCCTACTCGCCTACCTAGCTTCTGCACCGTATCCGGAAGCTGCGCGCGCAGCCCAAGCCGAAGGCCGTGTCTTTATTAAGTTTAAGCTTGATGCGACAGGTAAAGTAATAGAAGCTAGGCCACTCACAGCCTTTGAAGGCACCCAACAAGGCAAATCGAAGCCCCGAACTATCAACAAACAAGTAGGTAGCACCTTAGAACAAGCCGCTACGCAGTGGATCAGCGCTATGCCTGCTTGGACGCCTGTTAGTAAGAATGGAGCACCCGTTGCAAGCTCCGCTATCATTCTACCGGTCACATTTCGCCTCACTCCTTCTGCTAGCGCCGAGAAGGTTTATCCGTACGCCGATCAGATGCCTGTATTCAAGACGCTAACAGATCCGACAGATATTCTAACGAAACTGCAACGCGCGGCAAAGTACCCTCCTATGGCGCTGCGCAACAAGATGCAAGGCGACGTGTATGTTTACTTCGAAGTCAATGAAGCCGGCGCACTGGAGAAACCCGAGATAGTTAGTTCAGTTGGGCGCGAACTAGATGATGCTGTTCTGGCGGCTGTCAGAAGTCAGCACCCGGCCGTAGCACCAGCCAAGCAGGAAGGCAAACCTGTGAAGGTGTTCTATGTAGTGCCTCTTTCCTTTCACATCATGTAA
- a CDS encoding aspartate-semialdehyde dehydrogenase has product MKVAVVGATGLVGGEMLKVLAERNFPVSELLPVASEKSVGQEIEFLGKKYKVVSMDDAIAARPDVAIFSAGGSVSKEQAPRFAEVGTVVIDNSSAWRMDPTKKLVVPEINAKELTPEDKIIANPNCSTIQMVLALHKLHEAYQIKRVVVSTYQSVTGTGKKAVDQLMAERAGNFDGPRAYAHPIDLNVLPHIDVFGENGYTKEEMKMVNETKKIMSDESIRVTATTVRIPVMGGHSEAVNVEFAKDFDLAEVRSLLEQTEGIEVVDDPANNVYPMPKDAHGKDAVLVGRLRRDESQPNTLNMWVVADNLRKGAATNAVQIAEHMIKLGLLKENTAEAAV; this is encoded by the coding sequence ATGAAAGTAGCCGTAGTAGGTGCCACCGGCTTGGTCGGCGGCGAAATGCTGAAAGTGCTGGCCGAACGGAATTTCCCGGTCAGCGAGTTATTACCCGTGGCCTCCGAGAAATCGGTAGGACAGGAAATCGAGTTCCTCGGCAAGAAATACAAGGTTGTAAGCATGGACGACGCTATTGCGGCCCGTCCGGACGTAGCCATTTTCTCGGCCGGTGGCTCGGTCTCGAAAGAGCAAGCCCCTCGCTTCGCAGAAGTGGGCACCGTGGTAATCGACAATTCGTCCGCTTGGCGCATGGACCCCACCAAAAAGCTTGTGGTGCCCGAAATCAACGCCAAAGAGCTGACTCCCGAAGATAAAATCATCGCGAACCCCAACTGCTCGACCATTCAGATGGTGCTGGCCCTGCATAAACTGCACGAGGCTTACCAGATCAAGCGCGTGGTGGTGAGCACCTACCAGAGCGTAACGGGCACCGGCAAAAAAGCCGTGGACCAACTCATGGCTGAGCGCGCCGGTAACTTCGACGGCCCGCGCGCCTACGCCCATCCCATTGACCTGAACGTGCTGCCCCACATCGACGTGTTCGGTGAGAACGGCTACACCAAGGAGGAGATGAAGATGGTGAACGAGACCAAGAAAATCATGAGTGACGAATCGATCCGGGTAACGGCTACCACCGTGCGCATCCCCGTAATGGGCGGCCACTCGGAAGCTGTGAACGTGGAGTTCGCCAAAGATTTTGACCTAGCCGAAGTACGCAGCTTGCTCGAACAAACGGAAGGCATCGAAGTAGTTGACGACCCGGCCAACAACGTATACCCCATGCCGAAAGACGCCCACGGCAAAGACGCCGTGCTAGTAGGCCGCCTGCGCCGCGACGAGTCGCAGCCAAACACCCTGAACATGTGGGTAGTGGCCGACAACTTGCGCAAAGGTGCCGCCACCAATGCCGTGCAGATTGCCGAGCACATGATCAAGCTAGGTCTGCTGAAAGAGAATACGGCTGAAGCTGCGGTTTAA